The window TAACATGTTGCTTTTGTTTATATTTTAAGCCTTTTGCGATATTTCATGCTCTTGAGGCTTATGCCGTCCATGATGGCGGAAAGCGTCTTGTAGGGCATCTCGCAGGCCTTCTTGACAGGGTTGAAAAAGGGCAGCTCGAACGTCCCTCGCTCAAGACGTTTCTGATAGAGCACGAAGCCGTCCGTATCCCAGTGAAGCAGCTTCACCGTCTGCCTGTTCTTTGAAAAGAAGATGAACACACCGCCGCCAAGAGGCGGAAGCCCCATCTCCTGGCTCACCAGCTTGTACAGGCCGTTGATGCCGAGATTCA is drawn from Fibrobacter sp. and contains these coding sequences:
- the tnpB gene encoding IS66 family insertion sequence element accessory protein TnpB (TnpB, as the term is used for proteins encoded by IS66 family insertion elements, is considered an accessory protein, since TnpC, encoded by a neighboring gene, is a DDE family transposase.), whose protein sequence is MLGLGEGMRYYVCQRYVRMNLGINGLYKLVSQEMGLPPLGGGVFIFFSKNRQTVKLLHWDTDGFVLYQKRLERGTFELPFFNPVKKACEMPYKTLSAIMDGISLKSMKYRKRLKI